From a region of the Odontesthes bonariensis isolate fOdoBon6 chromosome 2, fOdoBon6.hap1, whole genome shotgun sequence genome:
- the gpatch11 gene encoding G patch domain-containing protein 11 has protein sequence MSDEEEDYMSDAFLTKIQDVKPGVNMVRREKEALKKEARQRETNIKNRQKTYKEQEKESREAALQSSISNENKGFALLQKMGYKAGQGLGKGGAGRVDPIPLNIKTDRGGIGLEGLKKRKAEEELEHYRQKVRAKQQNETKYLEDFRSRVRTEREERKIEGDLSRSQRSCEQLDSQKGITIPREAWYWPKAKPDDEDDDLHDEDDEEEEEEEDIVELTSFDKLQILTSYLRGIHFYCIWCGTAYNDEEDLCSNCPGDTAADHD, from the exons ATGTCTGACGAGGAGGAGGACTATATGTCTGATGCATTTCTTACTAAAAT TCAAGACGTGAAACCAGGTGTCAACATGGTGAGGAGGGAAAAGGAAGCTCTTAAAAAGGAAGCTCGGCAAAGGGAAACGAACATCAAGAACCGTCAGAAGACCTacaaggagcaggagaaggagagcCGAGAAGCAGCATTGCAGAGCTCCATTAGCAACGAGAACAAGGGCTTTGCACTTCTTCAGAAAATGGGTTATAAAGCTGGTCAAGGCCTCGGGAAGGGGG GAGCAGGGAGGGTTGATCCAATCCCACTGAATATCAAAACAG ACAGAGGGGGCATTGGACTGGAGGggttgaagaaaagaaaagctgagGAGGAACTTGAGCATTATCGGCAGAAAGTACGGGCCAAACAACAGAATGAGACCAAGTACCTGGAGGATTTTAG GTCAAGAGTAAGAACAGAGAGAGAGGAGCGAAAGATTGAAGGAGACCTAAGCAGGAGTCAGCGGTCTTGTGAGCAGCTTGACAGTCAGAAG GGCATAACCATCCCCAGAGAAGCCTGGTACTGGCCTAAAGCTAAACCTGATGATGAGGACGATGATCTTCATGACGAagatgatgaagaagaagaagaagaagaggatatTGTAGAACTTACA TCCTTTGATAAACTGCAAATTTTAACATCTTATTTGAGAGGAATCCATTTTTACTGCATATGGTGCGGGACTGCCTATAATG ATGAAGAGGATTTGTGCTCCAACTGTCCGGGGGACACAGCAGCAGACCACGACTGA